One genomic segment of Streptomyces sp. RerS4 includes these proteins:
- a CDS encoding response regulator transcription factor has translation MTRVLLAEDDASISEPLARALRREGYEVEVREDGPTALDAGLQGGVDLVVLDLGLPGMDGLEVARRLRAEGHGFPILVLTARADEVDTVVGLDAGADDYVTKPFRLAELLARVRALLRRGSADTSQAPAATHGVRIDVESHRAWMGEEELQLTAKEFDLLRVLVRDAGRVVTRDQLMREVWDTTWWSSTKTLDMHISWLRKKLGDDAANPRYIATVRGVGFRFEKS, from the coding sequence ATGACGCGTGTACTGCTCGCCGAGGACGACGCATCCATCTCGGAACCCCTGGCCCGCGCCCTGCGCCGGGAGGGTTACGAGGTCGAGGTCCGGGAGGACGGCCCCACCGCCCTGGACGCCGGACTGCAGGGCGGCGTCGACCTCGTCGTCCTGGACCTCGGACTGCCCGGCATGGACGGCCTGGAGGTGGCCCGGCGGCTGCGCGCCGAGGGCCACGGCTTCCCGATCCTGGTCCTCACCGCACGGGCCGACGAGGTCGACACGGTCGTCGGCCTGGACGCCGGCGCCGACGACTACGTGACCAAGCCCTTCCGACTCGCCGAACTTCTGGCCCGCGTACGGGCCCTCCTGCGGCGCGGCTCCGCCGACACCTCCCAGGCCCCCGCCGCCACCCACGGCGTGCGCATCGACGTCGAGTCTCACCGCGCGTGGATGGGGGAGGAGGAGCTCCAGCTCACCGCCAAGGAGTTCGACCTGCTGCGCGTCCTGGTCCGCGACGCCGGCCGCGTCGTCACCCGCGACCAGCTGATGCGCGAGGTCTGGGACACCACCTGGTGGTCCTCCACCAAGACCCTCGACATGCACATCTCCTGGCTCCGCAAGAAGCTCGGGGACGACGCCGCCAACCCCCGCTACATCGCCACCGTCCGCGGCGTCGGCTTCCGCTTCGAGAAGAGCTGA
- a CDS encoding ATP-binding protein, translated as MRRRLINSTLAVVLVVIAVFGVSLVIVETRTITSSAQDRIGSEALRLLGTVEADALERRPVDAGALAEQLGLGTYARVTVPGQPTVEVGDRIDGSVIRGTARGEQGELIVVEESRSTVTREVGRTLAVVGAVALLAVVAAVLLALRQANRLASPLTDLAETAERLGSGDPRPRHKRYGVPELDRVADVLDASAERIGRMLTAERRLAADASHQLRTPLTALSMRLEEITVTEDLETVREEATIALTQVERLTDVVQRLLTNSRDPRTGSAVPFDLDEVVKQQIEEWRPAYRSAGRAIVRSGKTGVRAVGTPGAVSQVLATLVENALMHGGGTVALRTRVIGNQAVLEVTDEGPGVPPDLGNRIFERAISGRNSTGIGLAVARDLAEADGGRLELLQAKPPVFALFLSRTAPQPADREQTVR; from the coding sequence ATGCGCCGCCGCCTGATCAACTCCACGCTCGCCGTGGTGCTCGTCGTGATCGCCGTGTTCGGGGTCTCCCTCGTCATCGTGGAGACCCGGACCATCACCAGCAGCGCCCAGGACCGCATCGGCTCCGAGGCGCTGCGCCTGCTGGGGACCGTCGAGGCGGACGCCCTGGAGCGCCGACCGGTCGACGCCGGCGCGCTCGCCGAACAGCTCGGCCTCGGCACGTACGCCCGCGTCACCGTCCCCGGGCAGCCCACCGTCGAGGTCGGAGACCGCATCGACGGCAGCGTCATCCGGGGCACCGCGCGCGGCGAGCAGGGTGAGCTGATCGTGGTCGAGGAGTCACGCTCCACCGTCACCCGCGAGGTCGGGCGCACCCTCGCCGTCGTCGGCGCGGTGGCGCTGCTGGCCGTCGTCGCGGCCGTCCTGCTCGCCCTACGCCAGGCCAACCGGCTGGCCTCCCCGCTCACCGACCTCGCCGAGACCGCCGAACGGCTCGGCTCGGGCGACCCGCGCCCCCGGCACAAGCGGTACGGGGTCCCCGAGCTGGACCGTGTCGCGGACGTCCTGGACGCCAGCGCCGAGCGGATCGGCCGCATGCTCACGGCCGAGCGGCGGCTCGCCGCCGACGCCTCCCACCAGCTGCGGACCCCGCTGACGGCCCTGTCGATGCGGCTGGAGGAGATCACGGTCACCGAGGACCTGGAGACCGTACGGGAGGAGGCGACCATCGCCCTCACCCAGGTGGAGCGGCTCACGGACGTCGTCCAACGGCTGCTGACGAACTCGCGCGACCCGCGCACCGGCTCGGCGGTCCCCTTCGACCTGGACGAGGTCGTCAAGCAGCAGATCGAGGAGTGGCGGCCGGCCTACCGCAGCGCCGGGCGGGCCATCGTGCGCTCGGGGAAGACGGGGGTCCGCGCCGTGGGCACCCCCGGGGCGGTCTCGCAGGTCCTGGCGACCCTCGTGGAGAACGCGCTGATGCACGGCGGCGGCACGGTCGCGCTGCGCACCCGCGTGATCGGCAACCAGGCCGTACTGGAGGTCACGGACGAGGGCCCCGGCGTCCCGCCGGACCTCGGCAACCGGATCTTCGAGCGGGCCATCAGCGGCCGCAACTCCACCGGCATCGGCCTGGCCGTGGCCCGCGACCTCGCGGAGGCCGACGGCGGCCGGCTGGAGCTGCTCCAGGCCAAGCCGCCGGTGTTCGCGCTGTTCCTCAGCCGCACCGCGCCGCAGCCGGCGGACCGGGAACAGACCGTCCGCTGA
- a CDS encoding GtrA family protein → MSTPKAVPLSERLRGLAREAIKFGAVGGLGVLVNFGVFNLLRSTTDLQTVRANVIAIVVAIITNYIGFRYFTYRDRDLGSRRREMVLFILFSGIGMVIESGVLYVATYGFGWDSSLQNNIFKFLGMGVATVFRFWSYRTWVFKALPTPAAPSLVVDQRDGAQDVPATDVPATPRTPEPAAQ, encoded by the coding sequence ATGAGCACGCCGAAAGCTGTACCGCTGTCCGAACGTTTGCGCGGCCTCGCCCGTGAAGCCATCAAGTTCGGCGCAGTCGGCGGACTGGGCGTCCTGGTCAATTTCGGTGTGTTCAACCTGCTCCGGAGCACGACCGACCTGCAGACCGTGCGCGCGAACGTCATAGCCATCGTCGTGGCCATCATCACGAACTACATCGGCTTCCGTTACTTCACCTACCGCGACCGCGACCTCGGCAGCCGGCGCCGCGAGATGGTCCTGTTCATCCTCTTCAGCGGCATCGGCATGGTCATCGAGAGCGGTGTGCTCTACGTGGCCACGTACGGCTTCGGCTGGGACAGCTCGCTGCAGAACAACATCTTCAAGTTCCTCGGCATGGGCGTGGCGACCGTCTTCCGCTTCTGGTCCTACCGCACCTGGGTCTTCAAGGCCCTGCCGACGCCGGCCGCTCCCTCGCTGGTGGTCGACCAGCGCGACGGCGCGCAGGACGTGCCCGCGACGGACGTGCCGGCGACGCCGCGTACGCCCGAGCCCGCGGCCCAGTAG